A genomic stretch from Petrimonas mucosa includes:
- a CDS encoding GNAT family N-acetyltransferase, which translates to MDVEIHIATSAYAKYAQEVCDLIYESAQARGTGIAKRSPEYVAEKINAGKAVIALDGEKLVGFAYIETFSHQRFVANSGLIVHPDYRNMGLAKKIKRKIFDLSRKLFPNAKIFSITTGLAVMKMNTELGFKPVTFSELTDDEEFWKGCQGCRNFDILQRNNYKMCLCTGLLYDPAQKEVAASSFAKKVVKPIVKKKAPNKLYKK; encoded by the coding sequence ATGGATGTGGAAATTCATATAGCTACTTCCGCTTATGCAAAATACGCACAGGAAGTGTGTGATCTAATCTATGAGTCGGCTCAGGCCCGCGGCACAGGTATTGCCAAACGGAGTCCCGAGTACGTTGCAGAGAAGATCAATGCAGGTAAGGCAGTTATTGCGCTCGACGGAGAGAAACTTGTAGGTTTTGCCTACATCGAGACGTTCAGTCACCAGCGTTTTGTCGCCAACTCGGGACTCATTGTTCATCCCGACTACCGGAATATGGGGTTGGCCAAGAAAATTAAACGCAAGATTTTTGACCTTTCCCGAAAACTGTTCCCGAATGCAAAGATCTTCAGCATCACCACCGGACTGGCGGTAATGAAAATGAACACCGAACTGGGTTTCAAGCCGGTTACCTTCTCCGAGCTTACCGACGATGAAGAGTTCTGGAAGGGATGTCAGGGTTGTCGCAACTTCGACATCCTTCAACGCAACAACTACAAGATGTGCCTCTGTACCGGACTCTTATACGATCCGGCCCAGAAAGAGGTTGCAGCCAGTTCGTTCGCTAAAAAGGTCGTCAAGCCGATCGTCAAGAAAAAAGCGCCTAACAAATTGTACAAGAAATAA
- a CDS encoding DUF5683 domain-containing protein, which produces MLKYRTIVCLLFISVVFHVEAQQNTVPQPPDSVKVIALPDTLVVETGFKPDPKKAVIYSAIFPGLGQIYNRKYWKLPILYGGFVGLSYAITWNNSHYQDYFDAQRALLDDNPDNDDIWKKMLPYGMDPETADRNWFSDVVKDRKNYFRYYRDLSIIITVALYGLGIVDAYVDAQLFEFDVSPDLSMRVEPVLMNRVETNYLADSFGFKCSISF; this is translated from the coding sequence ATGCTGAAATACCGTACCATTGTTTGCTTACTGTTCATCAGTGTCGTCTTTCATGTTGAGGCGCAGCAGAACACGGTTCCTCAGCCCCCCGATTCCGTAAAGGTCATCGCACTTCCCGACACCCTTGTCGTGGAGACCGGATTCAAGCCCGATCCGAAGAAAGCGGTCATCTATTCTGCAATATTTCCCGGATTGGGACAGATCTACAACCGTAAGTATTGGAAATTACCGATACTGTACGGCGGATTTGTAGGCCTCTCCTATGCAATTACCTGGAACAACAGCCATTATCAGGACTATTTTGATGCCCAAAGGGCATTGCTGGATGACAACCCCGATAACGATGATATCTGGAAAAAGATGCTGCCATACGGTATGGATCCTGAAACGGCGGACAGGAACTGGTTTTCAGATGTGGTGAAGGACAGGAAAAACTACTTCAGGTATTATCGGGATCTCAGCATAATCATCACTGTGGCGCTCTATGGCCTTGGTATTGTGGATGCCTATGTGGATGCTCAACTCTTCGAGTTTGATGTAAGTCCCGACCTCTCCATGCGTGTGGAACCGGTGCTCATGAATAGAGTGGAGACCAATTACCTGGCAGACTCCTTCGGCTTTAAGTGCAGCATAAGTTTTTGA
- the argG gene encoding argininosuccinate synthase, protein MKQKVVLAFSGGLDTSFCVPYLIHKRNLEVHTVIVNTGGFSEDELNGIEERAKTLGAASHTTIDAVNDYYNKGIKYLIFGNVLKNNTYPLSVSSERFFQALAVLEHVKKIGADYVAHGSTGAGNDQVRFDLVFEVLAPEIKIIAPIRELGLSRQEEIDYLKSKGFNFSWEKSKYSINQGLWGTSVGGVETLKSSGILPEEAYPSQVTDQGVERIKIGFEKGEPVSLNGEKMTPVQLIRALHKQASRFGIGRDIHVGDTIIGTKGRVAFEAPAPLILIKAHHLLEKHVLTKQQLYWKEQLSNWYGQLMHEAQYLEPVMRNIETFLDDTQQFVTGEVDVELRPYHFSILACSTEYDLMNPVFGEYGEVNKSFTGQDVVGFTKVISNPLKIYYKIHE, encoded by the coding sequence ATGAAACAAAAAGTAGTTTTAGCATTCAGCGGTGGACTCGACACCTCATTTTGTGTACCGTACCTTATCCATAAGCGCAACTTGGAGGTACATACGGTCATAGTCAATACCGGCGGTTTCTCCGAAGATGAGCTCAACGGGATCGAAGAGCGTGCCAAAACGTTAGGAGCAGCATCACACACGACCATTGATGCGGTTAACGACTATTACAACAAAGGAATAAAGTACCTGATCTTCGGGAATGTTCTTAAGAACAACACCTATCCCCTTTCGGTCAGTTCCGAACGTTTCTTCCAGGCTTTAGCTGTACTGGAGCATGTAAAAAAGATCGGCGCCGACTATGTTGCCCACGGAAGTACAGGTGCCGGGAACGACCAGGTGCGGTTCGACCTTGTTTTTGAAGTATTGGCACCGGAGATAAAAATCATTGCTCCGATCAGGGAGCTGGGACTCTCTCGTCAGGAGGAGATTGATTACCTGAAATCGAAAGGATTCAATTTCTCGTGGGAGAAGTCGAAATACTCCATCAACCAGGGGTTGTGGGGAACCAGTGTAGGTGGCGTTGAAACGCTCAAATCATCCGGAATCCTTCCCGAAGAGGCTTACCCTTCACAGGTGACCGATCAGGGCGTGGAACGGATAAAGATCGGATTTGAGAAAGGGGAACCGGTATCGTTAAACGGCGAGAAGATGACGCCCGTCCAGCTCATCCGTGCGCTGCACAAACAGGCATCCAGATTTGGCATCGGCCGTGACATTCATGTTGGCGACACCATCATCGGTACAAAAGGAAGGGTTGCCTTTGAGGCTCCCGCTCCCCTGATCCTGATTAAAGCCCACCATCTGCTGGAAAAACATGTACTCACCAAACAGCAACTATACTGGAAAGAGCAGTTGTCGAACTGGTATGGACAGTTGATGCATGAAGCCCAATACCTGGAACCGGTAATGCGCAATATCGAGACCTTCCTCGACGACACCCAGCAGTTTGTAACGGGTGAAGTGGATGTGGAGCTTCGCCCCTACCACTTCTCTATTTTGGCCTGCTCTACCGAATATGACCTGATGAATCCGGTCTTCGGAGAATATGGCGAAGTGAACAAGTCGTTCACGGGACAGGATGTGGTTGGCTTTACCAAGGTAATTTCCAATCCGTTGAAAATTTACTACAAGATTCACGAATAG
- a CDS encoding family 20 glycosylhydrolase, with protein sequence MKQFLFALLLFTLVLPAGAQTSGTKAIDQLLPVRGLAIAAPSREGVNLFVKFIDEELAPAHINLLVLRIDWNYAYESHPELRDHNPLSRDDLGKIVDACRRNGIRLVPQINLLGHQSWAKTTHNLLRVYPEFDETPHVNTETDYTGWPNDKGLYCKSYCPLHPDVHKVVFALIDELMEACDADWFHAGMDEVFYIGDDNCPRCSGRDKAELFAGEVTRISNHLASKKRRLMIWGDRLIDGKTTGVGLWEGSYNNTYRAIDMIPKSVFICDWHYDRAEPTPVNFATKGFDVAACPWNVAEVAAQQLDMMINLRQQSNPVLGERFRGVIATVWTGVDHFLKSYYDPATYDGDQSDKKSDARTLKSLLVAYKTINNR encoded by the coding sequence ATGAAACAGTTTCTATTCGCGCTCCTGCTCTTTACTTTGGTTTTGCCGGCCGGCGCGCAAACATCCGGCACGAAAGCGATCGATCAACTCCTCCCTGTAAGGGGTTTGGCAATTGCAGCTCCCTCCCGTGAAGGGGTAAACCTTTTTGTCAAGTTTATCGATGAGGAGCTTGCTCCCGCTCATATCAACCTGCTTGTTTTGAGGATCGACTGGAATTATGCCTATGAGAGTCATCCCGAGCTGAGAGATCACAACCCGCTTAGCCGCGACGATCTCGGAAAGATCGTAGATGCCTGCAGGCGGAACGGGATCAGGTTGGTACCTCAGATCAACCTGCTGGGACATCAATCCTGGGCCAAGACTACCCACAACCTGTTGCGGGTATATCCGGAGTTCGACGAAACGCCGCATGTCAACACCGAGACCGATTATACCGGGTGGCCCAACGACAAGGGTCTCTATTGCAAGAGCTATTGTCCCCTGCATCCCGATGTCCACAAGGTTGTCTTTGCGTTGATAGATGAACTGATGGAGGCTTGTGACGCCGACTGGTTTCATGCAGGGATGGATGAGGTCTTCTATATCGGTGATGACAACTGTCCGCGATGCAGTGGAAGAGACAAGGCTGAACTCTTTGCCGGAGAGGTGACCAGGATATCCAACCACCTTGCATCGAAAAAGAGGCGTCTGATGATCTGGGGCGACCGACTTATCGATGGCAAGACCACAGGAGTGGGCCTTTGGGAAGGAAGCTATAACAACACCTACCGGGCGATCGACATGATTCCCAAGAGCGTCTTTATCTGCGATTGGCATTACGACAGGGCTGAACCTACTCCCGTCAACTTTGCAACGAAAGGATTCGATGTGGCAGCCTGTCCCTGGAATGTAGCGGAGGTGGCGGCACAACAGCTCGATATGATGATCAACCTGAGGCAGCAATCGAATCCGGTGTTGGGCGAGCGTTTCAGGGGAGTTATCGCAACCGTGTGGACAGGGGTGGATCACTTCCTGAAGAGCTATTACGACCCGGCTACATATGATGGTGACCAAAGCGACAAGAAGAGCGACGCGCGTACACTCAAATCTCTTCTGGTGGCCTACAAGACCATCAATAACCGCTGA
- the rpsB gene encoding 30S ribosomal protein S2 gives MAKLEFDQLLEAGAHFGHLKRKWNPAMSPYIFMERNGIHIIDLYKTIAKTEEAAAALKQIAKSGKKILFVATKKQAKPVVEEKAQSVNMPYVIERWPGGMLTNFPTIRKAVKKMSNIDKMIKDGTFDTLSKREKLQITRQRAKLEKMLGSIQDLTRLPSALFVVDVMKEQIAVKEANKLGIPVFGIVDTNSDPNDIDFVIPANDDAAKAVDLILGYICEAIKEGLDERKIEKADASAAEEQDEEGAAPRRERKSKVAKKERVKKEDKDAINASVVSKYAKDADVEE, from the coding sequence ATGGCAAAATTAGAATTTGACCAACTACTCGAGGCCGGAGCGCACTTCGGTCACCTGAAAAGGAAATGGAATCCGGCAATGTCGCCCTACATCTTCATGGAGCGCAACGGTATCCACATCATTGACCTCTACAAAACAATTGCAAAAACCGAAGAAGCTGCTGCGGCTTTAAAACAGATTGCCAAATCCGGCAAAAAAATTCTCTTCGTTGCTACCAAGAAACAGGCTAAACCGGTTGTCGAGGAGAAAGCTCAGAGTGTCAACATGCCATACGTCATCGAACGTTGGCCCGGCGGTATGCTTACCAACTTCCCTACCATTCGCAAGGCGGTGAAGAAGATGAGCAATATCGACAAGATGATCAAGGACGGAACATTCGACACTTTGTCAAAACGCGAAAAACTTCAGATCACCCGTCAACGCGCCAAGCTCGAAAAGATGCTCGGATCGATCCAGGACCTCACCCGCCTGCCTTCCGCCTTGTTCGTTGTTGACGTAATGAAGGAGCAGATTGCGGTAAAAGAGGCCAACAAACTGGGTATCCCCGTTTTCGGCATTGTGGACACCAACTCCGATCCGAACGATATCGATTTTGTAATCCCCGCCAACGATGATGCAGCAAAAGCTGTAGATCTGATTCTCGGATACATCTGCGAAGCTATCAAGGAAGGTCTGGACGAACGCAAGATCGAAAAAGCGGATGCCAGTGCAGCTGAAGAACAGGATGAGGAAGGTGCAGCTCCTCGCAGGGAAAGAAAATCTAAGGTTGCCAAGAAAGAGCGCGTCAAGAAAGAGGATAAGGATGCCATCAATGCATCTGTCGTGAGCAAGTATGCTAAAGACGCAGACGTTGAAGAGTAA
- the argC gene encoding N-acetyl-gamma-glutamyl-phosphate reductase, translating into MIKVSIAGGTGYTAGELLRILLNHPGVTIESVISSSSAGVPVSSIHRDLFGETDITFSGKVGQPDLIFLCLGHGLSRTFLAENNIPATCKVIDLGNDFRNDPKFGGREFIFGLCELNREQIRRANSIANPGCFATSIMLGLLPLAASNALTDEIHVHAITGSTGAGKKPVDTTHFSYRDNNISVYKPFTHQHLSEIERTLKVVGNGEVPPIQWVPMRGDFTRGIFASIYTRWNGQMSETETISYFKEYYNDSPFVFVSDEPISLKEVVNTNKCLLHIGFHNGYIHITSIIDNLLKGASGQAVQSMNLMFGLDETTGLKLKGSAF; encoded by the coding sequence ATGATAAAAGTATCCATTGCCGGTGGAACCGGCTACACCGCCGGCGAACTGCTCCGGATTCTACTGAATCATCCCGGAGTAACAATTGAGTCGGTAATCAGTTCGAGTTCTGCCGGAGTGCCGGTCTCCTCGATACACCGCGATCTGTTTGGAGAGACCGACATTACCTTTTCCGGCAAGGTGGGGCAGCCCGACCTCATCTTCCTTTGCCTCGGTCACGGACTATCGCGCACCTTCCTTGCCGAGAACAACATTCCGGCGACATGCAAGGTGATCGACTTGGGAAACGATTTCCGCAACGACCCGAAGTTCGGCGGGCGAGAGTTCATCTTCGGGCTGTGCGAACTCAACCGGGAGCAGATCAGGAGAGCCAACAGCATTGCCAATCCGGGCTGTTTTGCCACCTCCATCATGCTGGGGCTGTTGCCGTTGGCAGCATCCAACGCGCTGACCGACGAGATTCACGTACACGCCATCACCGGATCAACCGGAGCCGGCAAGAAACCGGTGGATACAACGCATTTCAGCTATCGCGACAACAATATCTCGGTTTATAAACCATTCACCCATCAACATCTGTCGGAAATCGAACGGACCTTGAAAGTTGTCGGGAACGGAGAAGTTCCACCGATTCAATGGGTTCCCATGCGGGGTGATTTTACCCGTGGAATCTTCGCCAGCATCTATACCCGATGGAACGGTCAGATGTCCGAAACGGAGACGATCAGCTACTTCAAGGAGTATTATAACGACTCTCCATTTGTCTTCGTCTCTGATGAACCGATCAGCCTGAAGGAGGTGGTCAACACCAACAAATGCCTGCTTCATATCGGATTTCACAATGGGTATATCCATATCACCTCCATTATCGACAACCTCTTAAAGGGGGCCTCGGGACAGGCGGTACAAAGCATGAACCTGATGTTCGGCCTGGATGAAACCACAGGATTGAAGCTGAAAGGGAGTGCATTTTAA
- a CDS encoding ParB/RepB/Spo0J family partition protein: MAKKNVLGRGLDALITINEVESQGSTSISEVELSKIFPNPDQPRRVFDEESLEELAISIRKIGLIQPVTLRREGEDTYQIIAGERRYRASIMAGLTSIPAYIKAADDNELMEMALVENIQREDLNSIEIALAYQNLIDSLSLTQEQLSERVGKKRATITNYLRLLKLPAEVQMGVKDKKIDMGHARALVTINDPVAQLALYNRILEEGLSVRSVETIVREYTEGKPVSGKPEKGAGKSSGKRSAGSRSDDFDALRQHLSNYFKTDVQFNCNKNGKGKITIPFSSAEELERIIAMLDTMKK; this comes from the coding sequence ATGGCTAAAAAAAACGTATTAGGAAGAGGTTTAGATGCGCTGATTACCATAAACGAGGTTGAGTCGCAAGGGTCTACGTCGATCAGCGAGGTAGAACTGTCGAAGATATTCCCTAATCCCGACCAGCCCCGGCGCGTTTTTGACGAAGAGTCGCTCGAGGAACTGGCTATATCTATCCGGAAGATCGGGCTTATCCAGCCGGTAACATTGCGCCGGGAGGGTGAGGATACGTACCAGATCATTGCAGGTGAACGACGCTACAGGGCATCTATAATGGCCGGGCTGACCTCAATTCCGGCATATATCAAGGCAGCTGACGACAATGAACTGATGGAGATGGCTCTCGTTGAGAACATTCAACGTGAAGACCTGAACTCCATTGAAATCGCCCTGGCCTATCAAAACCTCATCGATTCGCTTTCACTTACCCAGGAGCAGTTGAGTGAACGGGTAGGGAAGAAGAGGGCCACCATCACCAACTACTTGAGGCTGTTGAAACTTCCTGCCGAGGTGCAGATGGGCGTGAAGGACAAGAAGATCGACATGGGGCATGCCCGTGCACTGGTCACCATCAACGACCCCGTAGCACAACTTGCCCTATACAACCGCATTCTGGAGGAGGGATTGTCGGTCCGCAGCGTGGAGACCATTGTCCGTGAGTATACTGAAGGGAAGCCGGTAAGCGGTAAACCGGAGAAAGGTGCCGGGAAAAGCAGCGGCAAACGTTCGGCCGGATCCAGGTCAGACGACTTTGATGCGTTGCGGCAACACCTTTCCAACTATTTCAAGACCGATGTTCAATTCAACTGCAACAAAAACGGAAAAGGAAAAATTACGATCCCCTTTTCGTCTGCTGAAGAGCTGGAACGGATCATCGCGATGCTCGACACAATGAAGAAGTGA
- a CDS encoding ParA family protein produces the protein MGKIIAMANQKGGVGKTTTTINLAASLAALEKSVLVVDADPQANASSGLGIDIRALKHTIYEGLIGKCKPAEAVMRTPFENIDIIPSHINLVGAELEMVQMDNRERRLHDLLNPLRATYDYILIDCSPSLGIITVNALTASNSVIIPVQCEYFALEGLSKLLNTIKIIKSKLNTGLEIEGFVLTMYDTRLRLHNQIYEEVKGHFKELVFDTVIQRNITLSESQSHAKPALMYDAGSRGAINHMQLAQELIDKNS, from the coding sequence ATGGGCAAAATTATTGCAATGGCAAATCAGAAAGGTGGTGTTGGGAAAACCACTACCACCATTAACCTGGCAGCTTCGTTGGCTGCCTTGGAGAAGAGCGTACTTGTAGTTGATGCCGATCCGCAAGCGAATGCTTCGTCGGGATTGGGTATCGATATCCGGGCGTTGAAACATACAATCTACGAGGGACTTATCGGTAAATGCAAACCTGCCGAAGCAGTGATGAGAACTCCTTTCGAGAACATCGATATCATTCCGTCTCACATCAACCTGGTTGGAGCTGAGCTGGAGATGGTTCAAATGGACAATCGGGAAAGAAGGTTGCACGATCTGCTGAACCCGCTACGGGCAACGTACGATTATATCCTTATCGATTGCTCACCGTCGTTAGGTATCATTACGGTGAACGCGCTTACCGCTTCGAATTCTGTCATTATCCCGGTACAATGCGAATATTTTGCTCTGGAAGGATTAAGCAAGCTGTTGAACACCATCAAGATAATCAAATCGAAACTGAATACGGGCCTCGAGATCGAGGGTTTTGTGCTTACCATGTATGATACCCGTCTCCGTTTGCACAACCAGATATACGAAGAGGTGAAGGGTCACTTCAAGGAGCTGGTGTTCGATACGGTTATCCAGCGTAACATCACTCTCAGTGAATCGCAGAGTCATGCAAAGCCGGCACTGATGTATGATGCCGGATCGCGAGGTGCAATCAATCACATGCAATTGGCACAGGAGCTGATCGATAAAAACAGTTAA
- a CDS encoding aspartate aminotransferase family protein produces MNLFDVYNLWDIEPVRAEGCHVWDREGVEYLDFYGGHAVISIGHSHPLYVKAIQEQVARIGFYSNSVINSLQTELAEKLGEQSGYPDYALFLCNSGAEANENALKLASFHTGRKRIIACSGSFHGRTSGAVAVTDNPSIQSLFNSGHEVTFLPLNDVEGAISELAKGDVAAVMVEGIQGVAGIFVPEDNFLQQLEVACRKHGTVLVLDEIQSGYGRTGRFFAHQYAGIKPDMITVAKGMGNGFPIGGVLISPEIKAKKGMLGTTFGGNHLACAAAIAVLDVLKEESLIENAFQIGNYLLKELSTLNGIAEIRGRGLMLGVELKPSYSEVRNRLLFNSHIFTGGAKNNVMRLLPPLSVSKQEADTFLNELKQIIETY; encoded by the coding sequence ATGAATCTATTTGACGTATATAATTTGTGGGACATTGAGCCGGTCAGGGCAGAAGGTTGCCATGTCTGGGACAGGGAGGGAGTGGAATACCTCGATTTCTACGGTGGACATGCCGTCATATCCATCGGACACAGCCACCCTCTCTATGTAAAAGCGATCCAGGAGCAGGTTGCCAGAATCGGCTTCTACTCCAACTCCGTCATCAACAGCCTGCAAACAGAGCTTGCAGAGAAACTTGGGGAACAGAGCGGCTATCCCGACTACGCACTCTTTCTTTGCAACAGCGGCGCTGAAGCCAATGAGAACGCATTGAAGCTGGCCTCTTTCCACACGGGAAGAAAGCGGATAATCGCTTGCAGCGGATCATTCCACGGCCGCACCTCCGGAGCGGTTGCCGTTACCGACAACCCGTCGATCCAATCGCTCTTCAACTCCGGACATGAAGTGACCTTTCTCCCCCTCAACGATGTGGAGGGAGCCATAAGCGAACTGGCAAAGGGTGATGTTGCGGCTGTGATGGTGGAAGGTATTCAGGGTGTCGCCGGCATCTTCGTTCCCGAAGACAATTTCCTGCAGCAGCTCGAAGTTGCCTGTCGCAAGCATGGAACGGTGCTTGTTCTCGATGAGATTCAATCGGGTTACGGCCGTACCGGACGTTTCTTTGCCCATCAGTATGCTGGCATTAAGCCAGACATGATAACGGTGGCAAAGGGAATGGGAAATGGCTTTCCGATCGGTGGGGTATTGATCTCGCCCGAAATCAAGGCAAAAAAAGGGATGTTGGGAACGACCTTTGGCGGAAACCACTTGGCCTGTGCAGCAGCCATTGCCGTCCTGGATGTACTGAAGGAGGAGTCGCTAATTGAGAATGCATTCCAAATAGGCAACTACCTGCTGAAAGAGTTGTCAACCCTAAACGGAATCGCAGAGATCCGTGGCCGGGGATTGATGTTGGGCGTCGAACTGAAACCCAGCTATTCGGAAGTACGTAACCGACTGCTGTTCAACAGCCACATCTTTACAGGCGGGGCAAAGAACAACGTGATGCGTCTGCTTCCTCCGCTCTCGGTATCGAAACAGGAAGCCGACACCTTCCTGAACGAACTGAAACAGATTATCGAAACCTATTAG
- the tsf gene encoding translation elongation factor Ts produces MAVTMAEIQHLRKMTGAGMMDCKNALNEANGDFDKAVEIIRKKGQAVASKREDREASEGCVLAKAEGNYAAVVALKCETDFVAKNEEFIALTQQILDAAIEYKPETLEELLNVQLDKGTVAQLITDKIGATGEKMELGYFEHITAPSVVAYIHMGNKLATIVGFNKENVAENVAKDVAMQVAAMNPISVTPDAIPAEVKEKELEIAREKAREAGKPENLLDRIAEGALQKFYKESTLLQQEFVKDNKLTIEQYLKQSDKELTVTLFKRVSLNV; encoded by the coding sequence ATGGCAGTTACAATGGCAGAAATCCAGCATTTACGCAAAATGACAGGTGCGGGAATGATGGATTGCAAAAATGCACTTAACGAGGCAAATGGCGACTTTGACAAAGCCGTAGAGATCATTCGCAAAAAAGGACAGGCAGTAGCTTCCAAACGTGAAGATCGCGAGGCAAGCGAAGGATGCGTGCTTGCAAAGGCTGAAGGAAACTATGCTGCAGTAGTAGCGTTGAAATGCGAAACCGACTTCGTTGCCAAAAACGAAGAGTTCATCGCACTGACTCAACAGATACTGGATGCCGCTATCGAATATAAACCCGAAACCTTGGAAGAGCTGTTGAACGTGCAGCTTGACAAAGGAACAGTAGCCCAACTGATCACAGACAAGATCGGTGCTACCGGCGAAAAGATGGAGCTGGGTTATTTCGAACACATTACTGCTCCGTCGGTGGTTGCTTACATCCATATGGGTAACAAACTGGCTACCATTGTTGGTTTCAACAAGGAGAACGTGGCTGAAAACGTTGCAAAGGATGTGGCCATGCAGGTTGCGGCAATGAACCCCATTTCGGTTACCCCCGACGCCATTCCCGCAGAAGTAAAAGAGAAGGAGTTGGAGATTGCACGTGAAAAAGCACGTGAAGCCGGTAAACCGGAAAACCTGTTGGATAGAATTGCCGAGGGTGCTCTTCAGAAATTCTACAAAGAGTCTACCCTGCTGCAACAGGAGTTTGTCAAGGACAACAAACTGACCATCGAGCAGTATCTCAAACAAAGCGACAAGGAACTGACTGTAACCCTATTTAAACGGGTATCGTTGAACGTATAA
- a CDS encoding KamA family radical SAM protein, whose translation MNYKSYSLHNFTELPQLSRLSSEQVEAIRVVGSVLPFKSNNYVTEQLIDWNNIPDDPIFTLTFPRREMLAKPHYEKVAGLLRSGADPKLIKDEVNKIRLKLNPNPAGQVHNIPLFEGTKLHGIQHKYRETVLFFPSQGQTCHAYCTFCFRWPQFSGMSELKFAMKEAALLHKYLLKHSKVTDLLLTGGDPLTANAKILSAYIEPILSKEFSHIQNIRIGSKSLAYWPYRFLTDKDADDLLLLFEKVIKAGKHLAFQAHFNHPDELMTDAVKKAIGRIRNTGVQIRTQSPLLRNINDNPETWTKMWKEQVRLGLIPYYMFIARDTGSKAFFEVPLAKAWNIFRKAYSSVSGIARTVRGPSMSCSPGKVHLLGVTEVNGEKVFVLRFLQCRDPQLVDIPFFAKYSPSATWFDDLKPAFGETKFFFERENFPGKMEQDDYFLWE comes from the coding sequence ATGAATTACAAGAGTTATTCCCTACACAATTTTACAGAGTTACCACAACTATCCCGATTATCATCCGAACAGGTCGAGGCTATCCGGGTAGTAGGAAGTGTACTACCCTTCAAATCAAATAATTACGTTACCGAACAGCTGATCGATTGGAACAATATCCCCGATGATCCAATTTTCACACTCACTTTTCCCAGAAGAGAGATGTTGGCTAAGCCGCATTATGAGAAGGTGGCCGGGTTGTTGCGTTCGGGAGCAGATCCGAAGCTGATCAAGGATGAGGTGAATAAAATCCGGCTGAAGTTAAATCCCAATCCGGCAGGACAGGTACATAACATCCCATTGTTTGAAGGGACCAAACTGCACGGAATTCAGCATAAATACCGGGAAACGGTGCTTTTTTTCCCCAGTCAGGGCCAGACCTGCCACGCCTATTGCACCTTCTGTTTCCGTTGGCCTCAATTTTCGGGAATGAGCGAGCTGAAGTTCGCCATGAAAGAGGCTGCCCTGCTGCACAAATATCTGCTGAAGCACTCCAAGGTTACAGATCTCCTGCTTACCGGCGGTGATCCGCTTACGGCAAATGCGAAGATTCTTTCGGCCTATATCGAACCGATCCTGTCGAAAGAGTTCAGCCACATACAGAATATACGTATCGGATCAAAATCGCTTGCTTACTGGCCATACCGTTTCCTGACCGATAAAGATGCCGACGATCTCCTTTTACTCTTCGAAAAAGTGATCAAAGCAGGCAAGCACCTCGCATTCCAAGCACATTTCAATCACCCCGATGAACTGATGACCGATGCGGTGAAGAAGGCCATCGGAAGGATACGCAATACGGGCGTACAGATCAGGACTCAATCGCCATTGTTGCGGAATATCAACGACAATCCCGAGACTTGGACAAAGATGTGGAAGGAGCAGGTAAGGCTGGGTCTTATCCCCTATTATATGTTTATAGCCAGAGACACCGGTTCAAAGGCATTTTTTGAAGTACCCCTGGCCAAGGCTTGGAACATTTTTCGGAAAGCTTACTCCAGCGTAAGCGGCATTGCCCGAACGGTAAGGGGACCCAGCATGAGTTGTAGTCCCGGGAAGGTGCATTTGCTGGGCGTTACGGAGGTGAACGGTGAGAAGGTATTTGTCCTTCGTTTTTTGCAATGTCGGGATCCTCAACTGGTTGATATTCCCTTTTTTGCCAAGTACAGCCCTTCGGCCACCTGGTTCGACGATCTCAAGCCTGCTTTCGGTGAAACAAAATTTTTCTTTGAAAGAGAGAACTTCCCCGGAAAGATGGAGCAGGACGACTACTTCTTATGGGAATAG